ATTAGCGACTGCGATAATTCGCCCACTCGCCACCGAACGGACCCCCTTAAACACCGTGCGCCCAGACACACATGTAATGCGGACGACGAATCTGTCGGTGCTCGTCCGCTTCGCTAACCTACATTGTACTTCAAAACGCAAGGGAATGGGGGGATTATTCCTTGGAAAACTTCAACACTCACTCGGAGACACCGCATGCCCAGAACCTGCACCATTTCACCGAAACAAAGGTATGGCAAAACCGCCAACCAACGATTCATGCGGCTAGCCAACGGTCACGCGGCCATGCATCCATTCCTGCAACCATCCACGGTTACTACGGCCAACCAACCGATCACGGCCGCGATCAATTGGTCACCGGCGAATGCTTGGGCACCCGTATGACGAACTCGACGAAATCCTCTTCGTCCTTTTCCTCACACAGGATTGAAAAACCCGTCTTCTCAATCATGTCCAGAGATTGACGAATGGTATTGACCGCCAATCGGACATCCCGCGACAGCCCCCGTTTCTTCGGACGCCCTCGCGTCTGCCGCTCCAGCTTCGAAATTGTTGCTTTGACGCGCTCCTCCAACTGCTTGACGTTCCAACCCCGCTCAATGGTCTCTGCGAGCAGCTTCATCTGAAGTTCCTCGCTCGGCAAAGCCAGCAAGGCGCGCGCGTGACGCTCCGTCACACGGCGATTCAGCAATGCCTCCTGAACGCCGGCCGGCAAATTGAGCAGCCGCAGTTTGTTGGCAATCGTAGACTGGCCTTTCCCCAGCCGCTGCGCCAGGCTTTCCTGGGTCAAACCATGAAGCTCCAGCAGCTGTTGATAGGCAACCGCCTCTTCGATTGGCGTCAGCCCTTCGCGCTGCAGGTTTTCAATCAACGCTGCAGATGCCGTCTGCGCGTCATTCATGTCCCGGACAATCGCCGGGATGGTCGTCCATCCCAAGCGCTTCACCGCCCGCCAGCGCCGCTCACCCGCAATCAGTTCGTATGCGCCGTTGCGGCGCCGGACGACAATCGGCTGAATCACGCCATGGGTCTGGATGGTCCGAGCCAGTTCGCCAATACTTTCCTCATCAAACACAGTCCGCGGCTGAAACGGATTCGAGACAATCTCATTCACGTCAATGTCCACCACTTGCGTGGTATCCACTGTGCTCTCCCGCCCGCTGATAAAACGTCCCAAGGGCTCCTTCATTCGTTACCCCTCGCTTTTGGAAAGCTGTATTTATCGCAGGTTGGTCAAATGACAGCCCGCCGCTCCTGAACTCGTTTCGATGGTCAACGATTTCAACACACCGTCACCAAATCCTGCTCATCGACAAAGCTTCCATTGCATCTACAAAATCTGACACGCCCGCATCCTACAGCCGACGTTGGGCACGCCAATTTGGCCGGACCTCCGCCAAGGCAGCAAAGGTGCCTTCAACGAGAGGCGCCAGCCCGCATCCAAAAGGTGCAGGGCACATAAGGCTCCCAAGGTTGGTCGGGCCAGCTTGGTCCGACCTCCGATCAGGCAGCAAAAATACCTTCCACCACAGTCGTCAGCGCGCCCCTGTACCACGCACTCCACACACCCGCCTACCCACGCGGCGCCAGTGGGGACTTTTGCGGCACACCGGCCTTTCTCGGGTAGGCAGCCGGGGTTTTGCGCTGCTTCGGCACACACAGCAGGGTCCGAGTGCCTGCACCTTGCGGCAGCGTGAACGTCACGGACCGGTGTACGCCGCCGCCCAACGTCTGGATGGCACCTTCCGCTTCCGCCAACTCTTCGTCCAGCGCAGGGCCTTTGTACGCGAACGCCATCCCGCCGACCTTGACCAGCGGCAGCATCAGTTCCATCAACACGTTCAACCTGGCCACCGCGCGCGACAGGACGCAGTCAAAACGCTCGCGGTACGCCTTGTCGCGCCCGGCATCCTCCGCACGCGCATGCACCACCTGCACGTTGGACAACCCCAGTTCCGCTGCGACCGCCTGCAAGAAACCGACCCGCTTGTTGAGCGAATCCATGAGCACAAACTCACAGTCGCTGTGACAAATGGCCAGCGCCAGTCCGGGAAACCCAGCACCCGTGCCGACATCCACGGCGCACGCGCCCGGCTTCATCACTTCTCGCCACGCTGGCAGTTCGCGAATCCAGACAGAATCATAAAAGTGTTTGATATACACTTCCTGTTTCTCCGTAATGCCCGTCAAATTCATCCGCTGATTCCAGTCCACGAGCATCTCGTAATACCGCTCAAACTGCCGCCGCTGGCGCTCCGGCAGTTCCTCTGTCCAGGCCAGCGCACCACCGCCGTGCGCTCCCGCCGCCGCACCGGCTGCCCATTCGCCCCCTGCCTTATCACCCGTGACTCCGTCACGCATTCGCCGCCCGTCCCTTCCACTGCTCGAGATAAACGAGCAGAATCGAAATATCCGCCGGCGTCACGCCAGGGATGCGGGCCGCCTGTCCCACCGTCTGCGGCCGAATGCTGGCG
Above is a genomic segment from Alicyclobacillus cycloheptanicus containing:
- the noc gene encoding nucleoid occlusion protein, with product MKEPLGRFISGRESTVDTTQVVDIDVNEIVSNPFQPRTVFDEESIGELARTIQTHGVIQPIVVRRRNGAYELIAGERRWRAVKRLGWTTIPAIVRDMNDAQTASAALIENLQREGLTPIEEAVAYQQLLELHGLTQESLAQRLGKGQSTIANKLRLLNLPAGVQEALLNRRVTERHARALLALPSEELQMKLLAETIERGWNVKQLEERVKATISKLERQTRGRPKKRGLSRDVRLAVNTIRQSLDMIEKTGFSILCEEKDEEDFVEFVIRVPKHSPVTN
- the rsmG gene encoding 16S rRNA (guanine(527)-N(7))-methyltransferase RsmG, with product MRDGVTGDKAGGEWAAGAAAGAHGGGALAWTEELPERQRRQFERYYEMLVDWNQRMNLTGITEKQEVYIKHFYDSVWIRELPAWREVMKPGACAVDVGTGAGFPGLALAICHSDCEFVLMDSLNKRVGFLQAVAAELGLSNVQVVHARAEDAGRDKAYRERFDCVLSRAVARLNVLMELMLPLVKVGGMAFAYKGPALDEELAEAEGAIQTLGGGVHRSVTFTLPQGAGTRTLLCVPKQRKTPAAYPRKAGVPQKSPLAPRG